The following coding sequences are from one Brassica rapa cultivar Chiifu-401-42 unplaced genomic scaffold, CAAS_Brap_v3.01 Scaffold0656, whole genome shotgun sequence window:
- the LOC117130701 gene encoding uncharacterized protein LOC117130701 has product MHIPLIDTVHVPSIDTVHLVLVDTIHLPSIDTVHILSLDTVHLNIVHRDTVHLNTVHRDTVHRNIIPLMTNTTYGETEKVEALILNIDKKGIWRDEEGRPCSRTGQLINADGNEIPDVIAVAEMNTFDLTSQCYNWGSEDIFRGLPHENPRNHIEELEGLVSRRKKKQISEDLILCKIVPYTISGDAFSWFSKLQPRSLTCWEDIKGAFLGKFFSEAVATRSKRFDYMVDKMIEDHKKGIITSLSQISISQIMDFAYSEQDEDIGIPTTHVEQPDIQVHHADESKQKDELVNHDDEYHVSGEQSKVEEADKKDPTSASIDSSNSESIDIRTSETIDTNICHRSIPSTIPDTTTVYVRSGRPKAIRDNNSPEDAYAKSSALRRSALQNTVLELHPAYISLVGQHSFHGFPHEDPTSHLETFVDLASTIKCNGVSEDYYLCKLFSYSLAGDAAHWLKKLPPGSLTTWNDIRYAFLNKFLYDAAANLEIEIRHMLEYMVEDDEQHESEKLSTVEVADISDTSSSSIDTLTITSIVPPTSSSIDPSTSEMIDTDFCHRSIPLEIPERSSCPQDIANSTQESINESSCDLTSDVDKVTLKDFLELEEWLRQKLDDQPASGKGLESSLKPDDIDRHKPDEIDRHPPYDIDLQLPSNINQHTPDCIARYPPDCIDRHPCLDELSGYMIEPELVGGKEHTSGASHLAVPENLRPPLCEEEAVGICKREKRIHDPVKFVVPYEVFEAESPIPPDKSMELSSYGGVFDDNK; this is encoded by the coding sequence ATGCATATTCCGctgatcgacactgttcatgttccatcgatcgacactgttcatcttGTGTtggtcgacactattcatcttccgtcgatcgacactgttcatattCTGTCGCTTGACACTGTTCATCTGAACATTGTTCATCGCGATACTGTTCATCTGAATACTGTTCATCGTGACACTGTTCATCGAAACATTATTCCTCTGATGACGAACACCACTTACGGAGAGACAGAGAAGGTCGAAGCGCTCATACTTAATATCGACAAGAAAGGTATTTGGCGAGACGAAGAAGGTCGCCCTTGCAGCCGCACAGGACAATTGATTAATGCAGACGGTAATGAAATCCCTGATGTAATTGCTGTTGCTGAGATGAATACCTTTGATCTGACAAGCCAATGTTATAATTGGGGAAGTGAGGATATTTTCCGAGGTCTTCCTCATGAAAATCCCAGAAACCACATCGAAGAGCTTGAGGGTCTAGTTTCAAGGCGTAAGAAGAAACAAATATCTGAAGACCTCATACTCTGCAAGATTGTCCCTTATACTATCTCTGGAGATGCTTTTAGCTGGTTCAGTAAGCTGCAGCCAAGATCTCTAACCTGCTGGGAAGACATCAAAGGCGCCTTCCTAGGTAAATTTTTTAGCGAAGCTGTAGCAACTCGAAGTAAAAGGTTTGATTACATGGTGGACAAGATGATTGAAGATCACAAGAAAGGAATAATCACTAGTCTTAGTCAGATTAGTATTAGTCAGATTATGGATTTTGCCTATAGCGAGCAGGATGAAGATATTGGAATCCCGACCACTCATGTCGAGCAGCCAGACATTCAGGTTCACCATGCAGATGAGAGTAAGCAGAAGGACGAACTGGTCAACCATGATGATGAATATCATGTATCAGGAGAGCAGAGCAAAGTAGAAGAAGCTGATAAAAAAGATCCgacttcagcatcgatcgacagtagtaactcagaatcgatcgatatccgcacttcagaaacgatcgatacaaatatttgtcatcgatcgataccatcTACAATCCCTGATACTACCACTGTTTATGTTAGGAGTGGACGACCGAAGGCAATTAGAGACAATAACAGTCCTGAGGATGCTTATGCTAAAAGTTCTGCATTGCGTCGTTCAGCACTTCAGAATACTGTCCTTGAGCTGCACCCTGCATATATCTCTCTTGTGGGTCAACATTCTTTCCATGGTTTTCCTCATGAAGATCCCACTAGCCACTTGGAGACATTTGTAGATCTAGCATCGACCATCAAATGCAAtggagtctctgaagactacTATTTATGCAAATTATTCTCATACTCTCTTGCTGGGGATGCAGCTCATTGGTTGAAGAAGCTACCACCAGGATCTCTCACTACCTGGAATGACATCAGATACGCCTTCCTCAACAAATTTCTCTATGATGCTGCAGCAAATCTAGAGATTGAGATAAGGCATATGCTGGAATATATGGTGGAGGATGATGAGCAACATGAGTCTGAAAAGCTGAGCACAGTAGAAGTAGCTGATATTAGTGACACGAgctcatcatcgatcgacacccttaCCATAACATCTATCGTCCCCCCCACCTCATCGTCGATCGACCCCAGTACCTCAGAAATGATCGACACAGActtttgtcatcgatcgattccaCTTGAAATCCCTGAAAGATCGAGTTGTCCTCAGGACATTGCAAACTCGACACAGGAGAGCATCAATGAATCAAGCTGTGATCTTACCTCAGATGTAGACAAAGTCACTCTGAAAGACTTTCTGGAGTTGGAAGAATGGCTTCGGCAGAAGCTTGATGATCAGCCCGCTTCGGGAAAAGGTCTGGAAAGTTCCTTAAAGCCTGACGACATCGACCGACATAAACCTGATgagatcgatcgacacccacccTACGACATCGATCTACAGTTGCCGTCTAACATCAATCAACATACACCCGACTGTATCGCTCGATACCCACCCgattgcatcgatcgacacccatgtTTGGATGAACTATCAGGATACATGATTGAACCAGAACTGGTTGGAGGAAAAGAACACACGTCTGGAGCCTCACACCTTGCTGTCCCTGAAAATCTAAGACCACCTCTatgcgaagaagaagctgttgggATTTGCAAAAGAGAGAAGAGGATACATGATCCTGTGAAGTTTGTTGTTCCATATGAAGTGTTTGAAGCTGAATCTCCTATCCCACCAGATAAAAGTATGGAGTTAAGTTCCTATGGTGGAGTATTTGATGATAATAAGTAA